The nucleotide window ATGACCAGCAGACAAGAAGCAGGTAGCAGATTAATCAAACTGCAGTATTAACAGAATAAATGCCCTCCGATTCAAAGGTTCAAAGGTCTGCGTagatatttaaaatttgttaacTAGATACATAACGTAGCACAGattttgagttatttattttaaacttgtaaCAAATGCCAGTATGGTCACTAACTTAGAATTAGACTGCTGAGTTATCAAACTGATTATAGTTCACTACTCAGTTCACTAAACATGGAGTATATTTAACAGATATAGAATGCTAAAATAAACTTATCTTGAGcgttacttttctttttctgtcaggTCTGATTCTTTTGGCCCATCTCAAGATAACATGATCGTTGCCATGACTACCGAAGTGGAGCAAATCTTGGCCAGAGTAGGTTTCAAATGTCCTGGATGTTTTGGTTTAGCACAAGTGTGTGTCCTGAATGTCTACATCTCTGAAGAACTATTTTACACCTTCATTTCTTGCAGCTTTCTGTAGTTAACGACAAAATGGCAGAGTACACGAACACTCCTGGAGCTTCGTCACGTAATGCAGCATTAATGCACaccctgcagagacacagagacatttTACAGGTGCTCAAGGCTTCCTCTCCACTCTGTAAAGAGTTTCAGAACCTGGAGTTTGACTTTGACATTTCTCATATTGTTTTTCCTGCCGCTGTCATGTTTTCTTAGGACTACACTCAAGAGTttcacaaaaccaaaagtaacTTCTTCAGCCTGCGAGAGCGAGAGGACCTGCTGGGCTCCATTCACAGAGACATTGAGTAAGCACTTTCAGGCACAAGCACTATAAAACACATTATGTACTCTGTGTATTTCAAatctaaaataacaaacatcaCTGATGGATAATaaagaagtgaaacatttaTGGGGCCAGTTTTAGACTTGCATACCTGGcaagtctgagctgcaggtcgCTATTATTTACCCAGAGTTCAAACtgtcattttcagctgttttgagATGAATAATATTTACCACGAAGAAGCGCCTCACTGACAGTAAAAGGTGGAGTTTGTGGTGATTCTCAAACTTCAGTGATTCCCAGCATCTGAAGTGCTGCAGCTAAATCTCATCTGCCTTTTGACTGATTTGGTTAAAAaggaattaaatatttaataagcttttatttatcCTGGGATATTTGTTTATTGCAAAATCATAttcttaaatgtcaaaaaatagCTACAATTGCAAGTTCTGCATAGACACCGTGATGCATCTTTCAAGGATTTTGTCTAACtaacattttaaagtcaaaacaaatgttttaatgttcacAGATGACAAACTGGAGCAGGAAGTTTTGTCCCATTTATGTTTAtagaaatgaattaaatttataTCTTAATTTCTGGTAAACTTTCTGGTTAAACAGAGTAATCATTTCAGGTCTTAAagctgtgcatttttattttaaagtaacataATTAAAACCTTTACTCAGAAACCTGCTTGAGAATTCTTTTgaacattgatttatttttatacttggATACTATAAATGATGgctttttgcaaatatttctgttttaaagttgtaagtcttaacaaatgtttacaaaagTAGTGGTTTTATCATGAATTTCTGCCATCTTTTTTTCACTGTATacaatttctgtcttttttcctcattttttgtCCCTTCTCTTTGGATATTTGCTGTCAATATtaaccagcagggggcagagACGTGCAGATAGTTTTTGAACCTGTTAACACCATCCACTCCCTCTTATCATCTGTCATCCTCCAATAAGAGgcacctccctcctcctcctcctcctcctcctcctcctcctcctctctgcatcTGTATCTCCCTCTCGCTGtctgtttctctcctcctctgggAGATATCTTCTCTAAGTGCCTTCTACAGTAAATCAAACCACAAGGCTTTCATTCACCCAAAGCCGAGGAAGAGTGGTTACATGTGGCCTGCAATATGCAGAGAAATGCTAcatcggaggaggaggaggaggaggaggaggaggaggaggaggaggaggaggaggaggagagcaggacagtcagacagaggaagagagaggtTTTCTGATTTGATGTAGACAAATTACAAAATGTATGAGACTGGATTTTAAATATTCCCATAGAGATGAGCACTGAGGTGTGTGGTAACAGAGCAAGATAATGGATGATGAATTAAAACGGTGATTCGTCCAGAACGGGAGGAAACGGTGTAAATAAAAGACTTTAGGTTAATCAGAGAAAGTCacttcaaagttttaaatcaggaaGTACGAAACTAGAATGCAGCGAGTGATGTTTCAgcccaggggtctccaatcctggtcctcgagggccactatcctgcatgttttccttgtttccctgctccaacacacctgattcagtggttaaattacctcttcatgttctgcagaagcctgttaatcacccattgatttcaatcaggtgtgttggagcaaagaaacaagtaaaacatgcaggatggtggccctagaggaccaggattggccacccctgtttCAGATTGAACCAAAGACTGAGTTTTATCACGGTAACTTTTCCTGTTAGCCTGTATCTCACTGCAGAGGGGCTCTTTTTCTCCGTCACCCTGAGGTTGGTgtatattttacacaatatctCAACAGCCGAAAGATTCATGAGATTAATTACTCTTCATAGTTAAATGACACTTTTATTTCTTCGGATGTTGAGGTGGTCCGGTGCAGATTAGCGTTGCCTGAGTTCATCGTAGCATCACCGGTGCCAGAGTGGTCATGATGTTCCTGCCatcttttactttaaacaaaagatATGACAGAATATTAACAAGTTCTGTGAGATTGATCTGCTCTCTTTCTCTGCTCCCTTTTCTTCTTCAGGTCCTATAAGAACAGCTCAGGGGTGAATAACAGAAGAACTGAGCTCTTCCTGAAGGAACATGAACATCTCAGAAAGtaagaggtttgttttttaggaactcaaagctaaaataatacaggcgtctttgaaaaaaaaaaaaagaaattctccCTCGTTCACGGCGATGATGTAATTCCTTGTGCCTGTGTGCGTATGTctgtcaaaaatattttgtcagcaactggacacattttaatgaaactctcagaagttACTGggtgtagatctacaactgataccTGCttaaagtcagtcagttttacagatgctgagctaaaacctggtgtggtagtcgctgagagtcatctgaaCACATACCTTGAGCAGTAACAGATCGTACGACATTTCTGCTTCAGGTTTTAGCATACAAGGCTGCAGGCAATACACGTTCCTTGAAGGCTATATAGACTATAAAAACTAAAGTGCTGTATTTGGACTCGCCTGTTGATTGTTGAGTTCAGGTGTTCCAGTCACACTCGTTCTTGTAGGCGTATAAAATCAAGTATCTTGTCATGCAGTCTTCAATTGTGGTTCAGAACAGCTTGTTCTGAAGATCTCAGTGAGTTCCAGTGTggtactgtgataggatgccacctttGCAATAAGACGATTGGTGAAACTTTATCCCTGCTGTATATTCTGTGTTCGGCTGTAAGTGATATTATTAGAAACTGCAACTCAGCCATAAAGTGGATGAccacgtaaaatcacagagtgggGGTCAAAGACGGCTAAGGCACGCGGTGCATAAAGGCCGCCAACGCTGGCACTAATTTAAGCACAAAAACCGCAGCAGGAGCTTCACGGAGAGCTTGAAGCCTTGCATCACGACGGATGGAGCGGTGAAAACTGCGGCAACAGTGGACTGGTGCAGCAGAAACGGTGAAGAATCGTGCTTCTCTGCTTGGAGGTCTAATGGGCGAGTCCGGGTTTGGCGCCGCACCATACCAGCTTTACGCTATGAAGCACTTTAAGCAGCCACAGGACCGAAGTGCTGTGcagtcacaaagaacaaaacacaacagaagtcACAAGACACTACGCTACTTTTGCAGCCCTggaataaaatgaatttaaataaacttaaacgTCAACATGTCAGATGGTGTCAGAAGCCAAGGAGAAGAGATGGGTTTTAAGAAgtggtttaaaaacagagagggaagAGGCCTGTCTGATGTCCAAAGGCAGGTCATtccaggagcagctgctgaCCTGAGAGAACGAGACGGGGTAAAGGGGTGTAGCAGCTCAGTGACGTAGGGTTAAggctttaaaactaaacaagagTTTTAAGACAAATCCTAAAGTGTGTAGGCAACAGAGGAGGCACTGACTCCTAAATAAAGTACTTTAGGTGCCAGAAGAACGTTCCCTGTcagctgtgaagtttggtgGAGGAGGGATAATGGTATGGCGTTGTTCTTCAGGGTTTGGGTCAGGCCCTTTATCTCCACTGATGGGAAGTCTTAATGCTTCATCAAACCAAGACATTTCAGACAACATCGTGCTTCCAACTTTGTGGCAGCACTTCGGGTCAGGCCCGTTTCTCAAAGCAAGAGCTCTGAAGACATGGTTCAGTGGGTTCGTTTCGGAAAGACCTGACTGGGCTGCACGGAGCCCTGATCTGAACCCCGTCGAGCACCTTTAGGATGAACTGAGACGAAGAGTTCAAACCGGATCTTCTTGCCCGTCATCAGTATCTGACCTCACGAATGAGCACAAACCCTCGTGAGAAAGCCTTCCAGGAGGAGTGGGAGCTGTTCGAGCTGCAAAAAGGGGAACCAACTTCACATCAAAGCACACATATTTGAACGTTATGGCCAGTAATGTGATTTGGAAAAGAATGCCTGCGCATTTAGTCGTGTATTCTGTTCATACAGTTGTGCTTTTAGGCGGCTGCGAAGGAGGAGTAAAAACATAAGCTGGCCGGTTGGCTATGGTGATGAAGACAAAGAGACACTGATATCATCTGTGTTCATTTATACATGAATATTTCATGCCCGATATCGAACATTTGGAGATCATTTGCATGAAGGTTCAGATTTCCCTAAAATATTAAGGTCTGTTGTGATGTATCAGTGGTTTTCGTGAGGAAAGTAGTTTTGCAcgtaaagtttaaaaacacaagggCTCTGTCAGCTAATGCAGGGCTGGCAGAAAAGGCGGAGGATGGCAGTGGATAGCTAGTGGGAGAGGTGGACAAATAGATGGAGAAAATCTAAAGCTCTGTATTGATTTTTGGTCTCCAGTGGAGTCTGACAGGATGCACGCTGCTGCCCTCGTATGCTCTCTCAGGCCTGGACTGAACGCTTCATTTTTCTGTCCATCACTTACCTCAGCAGCTAATGGCTGCCTGCAGAAACAGTGATGTGCATGTGCGTGTTCGGTCCTTCGTCTCTATATGCCCCGATGTGCTTACTTGCACCTAAAGCAAGTAGGATGGATCAGCTCACCACcctaaaatgtaaatgtgctCTGGGCAGATAATATTACACACATTAAATGGCGTAAATTGACCAAAGTTTCCCATTAAGAGCCATTTTGGACTGAGTTGCAGGAATCGGAGAAAGAGCTTTTTTATGGTAAAAGACCCAACAGGATGTGTGGTTTCAGTACTCAAGctttgtttgggtgtttttagTTCGTGACTCATCAAACCAAcatataaaactataaaatatatctgaaaaacatatttaaaaagtgaacagTTTTGACTATTGGTGAAGCTTGACtggatttatttagttttgttccttttctcgTTCACAGCTCAGATAGGCTCATCGACCACGCCATAAGGTAGGTTTTATAGCTCAGTctaccctcctcctcctctttctctcctttctgttattctctgaacacacacatcCCGAGGAGTCCCCGGCTCGCTCTGTTCCATTAAAATAAACCTCGTGTTTTAGCTTATCAGCTGAAACAGTAAATGCAGTGTAACCTGACTCCACATAGGCGGCCATACTTCTCCGTTCTCGCTGCTAATGGTTTATCTCCCTCCAGCATCGCCATGGCTACCAAAGAGAACATCACATTTCAGCGTGGGATGCTGAAGTCCATTCAAACCAGGGTCACAACTTTGGCCAGTATCCTTTTTCTCCGTGTCCGgtttaaaatgcagatttgCACCGAGCTGTCTTAGCGAACATCATTAGCTGTTGTTtatcgtttcttttttttttcttttgctcggCAGTGTTGGAAGCCCCGCTGATGGATtttcctctgctgctttttgtgtctCTTAGTGCAAAGAAGGAAGGCCTGGCTCAGATCTTAATTATTTTTCCTTCACCACGATCTCTCCCCTCCGCCCCTCAGATCGTTTCCCTGCTATCAACAGCCTCATCCAGAAAATCAATTTGCGCAAGAGGCGGGACTCCTTAATTCTAGGTGGGGTGATTGGCGTCTGCACCATTCTCCTGTTGCTCTACACGTTCCACTAACCGGACCGGGCGCTGCCGACACGTTTACATGCTTTCACGACTTCTTTAATTGTAAATAACTCTTCCTGAAACGACAGTCTAAAGTAGCAAAGCTGGTTAATTTTTAGGCTGGTGCTCAGTTCTTGTAATTTTACTTCAATGAATGCATAAAGGTGCATTTTACTGGgtttatcttctgtttttcttcttctttttgttcttaattAAAGGTGATGAGCTCACGTCCGTGTCAGTCATGCTCATTCAAGTTTATTTCAGACATGCAGAACTATGGCACAGTAAA belongs to Kryptolebias marmoratus isolate JLee-2015 linkage group LG13, ASM164957v2, whole genome shotgun sequence and includes:
- the LOC108238898 gene encoding Golgi SNAP receptor complex member 1-like isoform X1; translation: MSTTTMATSSNYWEDLRKEARQLENELDLKLVSFSKLCTNYSSSNHDQQTRSRSDSFGPSQDNMIVAMTTEVEQILARLSVVNDKMAEYTNTPGASSRNAALMHTLQRHRDILQDYTQEFHKTKSNFFSLREREDLLGSIHRDIESYKNSSGVNNRRTELFLKEHEHLRNSDRLIDHAISIAMATKENITFQRGMLKSIQTRVTTLANRFPAINSLIQKINLRKRRDSLILGGVIGVCTILLLLYTFH
- the LOC108238898 gene encoding Golgi SNAP receptor complex member 1-like isoform X2; this encodes MIVAMTTEVEQILARLSVVNDKMAEYTNTPGASSRNAALMHTLQRHRDILQDYTQEFHKTKSNFFSLREREDLLGSIHRDIESYKNSSGVNNRRTELFLKEHEHLRNSDRLIDHAISIAMATKENITFQRGMLKSIQTRVTTLANRFPAINSLIQKINLRKRRDSLILGGVIGVCTILLLLYTFH